The following are encoded together in the Kribbella sp. CA-293567 genome:
- a CDS encoding DUF6531 domain-containing protein — MSRSRRCLLLLLTLLLLSPLSGTQQPTAAHAEDGTCIHVDVSITASGELLTKGPQIANDGGFGHAGTGQAFTFKARTFAPAASICVIKLTDARTWQVSVWPCTNHAKPRPARTQSLTWTVALPLDCKMPSSPGLLSATLTNGKGSTGGYVNIYAGAPGFTLPDKQARGLFGPFAMQSDPVNSLTGALAAVETDATLPGPGVPLTAARTYNSNDSATGPLGPGWKPSFSDRLALTGNSATYLASDGREIGFSRRRGAFVVEPGAARFTLAQAGAGYVLTSYDQMSMRFSATGDLLSVLDRNGQGVTVERSDGRVASVANGRRALKYAYDDRGLLTAIALIAPGAESRSVSYGYTDGRLTSVTSPGGSKLTFGYDGAGRLATQTSGSATKPTLTTEYDADGRVISQTDAKGGKTTWLWEPAGIRGTSTMTDPAGGKWINEYELNWLVRQVDPTGATVTFHYDSAGNLIRVFDGLGHGARHSYDGLGRRTASTDAAGNVTRYSYNASNDLVATTDPIGRQTTFGYDPRGNLLTTAVAGQTSSASYDKRGLVTSVRDPLGRVTRFTFSADGDLLRVADPAGRVESYEVDGWGRPTKTTSSRGQSTAHVYSADGQLLEQRGPLGVTSKRTYNDRGLLASATDPRGGVSQFRYDDADQLVGIKGPDSSLPEVVAEYDAAGRVTKHTDASGRTQTFEYDGAGRTTATTYGKGTWQFAYDKSGRLVRTTLPSGKTASFTLDARGAMTKLEYSDKTPPVSFAWDAVGRRTSMTDALGTTRFGYDPFDRLSSVTRPGATIAYQWDPVGNLTSRTAAGHTESYSWDLADRLSSAKVDGKTLASYSYDAARGSATVKRSSGLTETRSYDALERESSLKLTQAAKSLREVTSEYDPAGNLVRSNDSITGSTAYTYDPLNRLTEVCYTADKCSAEATDYIRYAYDGAGNRTWENRPNGSTWSLYGPGSELLASIAAPKDYPRVPPTGRSYSYDPDGNVTSDGTTTYAWNAAGKPTSSTNASGTTTYAHTGDGRRATSTTGSRTTAYLWDPLSPQILQTATGKTTQRYSYGAGLIAQTTSGAAPTGGITSELLSGRTGSLVATSGKSLTHHHYEPYGAPRQAPDDNPKPTAPTYAGALELPNGNYLMGQREYNPATATFLSPDQGGSSQPYAYAAGNPISNNDLQGLDDIEGTLTDVSTMSGWTSTAALAGAVTCTLVRACAPAIPVFLQVSAATGVLSAGTAGVLSAEACVVKGNCSALAADIAVGVVASRFPAIGRARADAVTRAARLGPDSARNNATRRGLSNQLWGSEGRNVFTDAGYLKAEAIEESTRIIAANKLGNTQLREALVGDGSDINDWAKYSTRTYRSSQGPFQVHFYYNPVTGRVHYDTDYKVVLNVAR, encoded by the coding sequence ATGTCCCGTTCCCGACGCTGCCTCCTCCTGCTCCTGACCCTTCTCCTCCTCAGCCCGCTCAGCGGCACTCAACAACCGACCGCCGCCCACGCCGAAGACGGCACCTGCATCCACGTCGACGTGAGCATCACCGCCAGCGGCGAACTGCTGACCAAGGGCCCACAGATAGCCAACGACGGCGGCTTCGGCCACGCCGGCACAGGCCAGGCCTTCACCTTCAAGGCGCGGACGTTCGCGCCGGCCGCGAGTATCTGCGTCATCAAGCTGACCGATGCCCGCACCTGGCAGGTCAGCGTCTGGCCCTGCACGAACCATGCGAAACCGAGGCCTGCACGAACGCAGTCCCTCACCTGGACGGTTGCTCTGCCACTCGACTGCAAGATGCCCTCGTCACCTGGGCTTCTGAGCGCCACGCTCACCAACGGCAAAGGATCCACCGGCGGGTACGTCAACATTTACGCGGGTGCGCCGGGCTTCACCTTGCCCGACAAACAAGCTCGAGGACTCTTCGGGCCCTTCGCCATGCAGTCCGACCCGGTGAACTCCCTGACCGGCGCCCTGGCCGCAGTCGAGACCGACGCGACACTTCCTGGCCCCGGCGTCCCGCTGACGGCCGCCCGCACCTACAACTCGAACGACTCGGCCACCGGGCCGCTCGGGCCGGGCTGGAAACCCTCGTTCTCTGATCGTCTGGCACTGACCGGTAACTCCGCGACCTACCTCGCATCGGACGGCCGCGAGATCGGATTCAGCCGGCGCCGGGGCGCCTTCGTGGTGGAACCGGGGGCGGCTCGTTTCACCCTGGCTCAAGCCGGTGCCGGCTATGTGCTGACCAGCTATGACCAGATGAGCATGCGGTTCTCCGCGACCGGTGACCTGCTGTCCGTGCTGGACCGCAACGGCCAGGGAGTCACGGTCGAGCGGTCGGACGGGCGCGTCGCTTCCGTGGCGAACGGTCGGCGAGCTCTGAAATACGCGTACGACGACCGCGGCCTGCTCACGGCCATCGCCCTCATCGCTCCTGGTGCCGAGTCCCGCAGCGTCAGCTACGGGTACACCGATGGTCGTCTGACGTCGGTTACGTCTCCGGGCGGCTCGAAGCTCACCTTCGGGTACGACGGCGCTGGGCGGCTCGCGACTCAGACTTCTGGCTCGGCGACGAAGCCCACGCTCACCACCGAGTACGACGCCGATGGTCGGGTGATCAGCCAGACCGACGCCAAAGGTGGGAAGACAACCTGGCTCTGGGAGCCGGCCGGCATCCGCGGCACGTCCACGATGACCGATCCGGCCGGCGGCAAATGGATCAACGAGTACGAGCTCAACTGGCTGGTGCGTCAGGTCGACCCGACCGGCGCCACCGTGACGTTCCACTACGACTCCGCCGGCAATCTCATTCGCGTCTTCGACGGCCTCGGTCACGGGGCGCGCCATTCCTACGACGGACTAGGTCGCCGAACCGCTTCGACCGATGCCGCAGGCAACGTCACGCGGTACAGCTACAACGCTTCGAACGACCTCGTCGCCACCACGGACCCGATCGGCCGGCAGACCACTTTCGGCTATGACCCGCGGGGCAACCTGCTGACCACCGCCGTTGCCGGCCAGACGTCCAGTGCGAGCTACGACAAGCGCGGTCTGGTCACGTCAGTGCGAGATCCGTTGGGCCGGGTCACGCGGTTCACCTTCTCTGCCGACGGCGATCTCCTCCGAGTGGCCGATCCAGCCGGGCGGGTGGAGAGCTACGAGGTGGACGGCTGGGGTCGCCCGACCAAGACCACGTCGTCACGCGGGCAGAGCACCGCTCATGTCTACTCGGCCGACGGCCAGTTGCTCGAACAGCGTGGACCGCTGGGTGTCACGTCCAAGCGGACGTACAACGATCGAGGGCTTCTTGCCTCGGCCACCGATCCGCGCGGTGGAGTGTCGCAGTTCCGCTACGACGACGCGGATCAACTGGTGGGGATCAAGGGCCCTGATTCATCCCTGCCGGAGGTCGTCGCCGAATACGACGCGGCTGGCCGGGTCACCAAGCACACCGACGCCAGTGGACGCACCCAGACCTTCGAGTATGACGGGGCAGGCCGGACGACGGCGACGACCTATGGCAAGGGCACCTGGCAATTCGCCTACGACAAGTCCGGTCGTCTCGTTCGCACGACCCTTCCCTCGGGTAAGACCGCGTCATTCACCCTGGATGCCCGCGGCGCGATGACCAAACTGGAGTACTCCGACAAGACCCCGCCGGTCTCGTTCGCCTGGGATGCTGTGGGCCGCCGAACGTCGATGACCGACGCCCTCGGCACCACCAGGTTCGGGTACGACCCCTTCGATCGCCTCAGCTCGGTTACCCGCCCGGGCGCGACGATCGCCTACCAGTGGGATCCCGTCGGCAATCTGACCTCGCGAACAGCGGCGGGACACACGGAGAGCTACTCCTGGGACCTCGCCGACCGGCTGAGCTCGGCGAAGGTCGATGGCAAAACTCTGGCCTCGTACAGCTACGACGCCGCGCGCGGATCAGCCACCGTCAAGCGATCCAGCGGTCTGACGGAGACCCGCTCGTACGACGCACTCGAGCGCGAGTCCTCCCTGAAGCTGACCCAGGCGGCCAAGAGCCTGCGCGAGGTGACCTCCGAGTACGACCCGGCCGGCAATCTCGTCCGCTCGAATGACTCGATCACCGGATCGACCGCCTACACCTACGACCCGCTCAACCGACTGACCGAGGTCTGCTACACAGCCGACAAGTGTTCGGCCGAGGCCACCGACTACATCCGCTACGCCTACGACGGTGCTGGCAACCGTACCTGGGAGAACCGCCCCAACGGCAGCACTTGGTCGCTCTACGGTCCAGGTAGCGAGTTACTCGCCTCAATCGCCGCTCCGAAGGACTACCCACGCGTCCCGCCGACGGGCCGCTCGTACAGCTACGACCCCGACGGCAACGTCACCTCCGACGGCACCACGACGTACGCCTGGAACGCCGCCGGCAAACCCACGTCTTCCACCAACGCCAGTGGGACGACGACCTACGCCCACACGGGCGACGGCCGCCGAGCCACCTCGACCACCGGCTCCCGGACCACCGCCTATCTCTGGGACCCGCTGTCCCCGCAGATCCTCCAAACCGCTACCGGCAAAACCACCCAGCGCTACAGCTATGGCGCCGGCCTCATAGCCCAAACCACTAGCGGTGCGGCGCCCACCGGCGGCATAACCAGCGAGCTGCTCTCGGGCCGGACAGGCTCCCTCGTCGCCACCAGCGGCAAGTCGCTGACCCACCACCACTACGAGCCGTACGGCGCCCCCCGCCAAGCACCAGACGACAATCCCAAGCCCACCGCACCAACGTATGCCGGCGCCCTCGAGCTGCCCAATGGCAACTACTTGATGGGCCAGCGCGAATACAACCCGGCCACCGCCACCTTCCTCTCCCCAGACCAAGGCGGCAGCTCCCAGCCCTACGCCTACGCGGCCGGCAACCCCATTTCCAACAACGACCTCCAAGGCCTCGACGACATCGAAGGCACCCTCACCGACGTCTCCACCATGTCCGGCTGGACCTCAACCGCAGCCCTGGCCGGCGCCGTAACCTGCACCCTCGTCCGCGCCTGCGCCCCCGCCATCCCAGTTTTCCTCCAGGTCTCCGCCGCCACCGGAGTACTCTCCGCCGGCACCGCCGGCGTCCTCTCCGCAGAAGCCTGCGTAGTCAAAGGCAACTGCTCAGCCCTGGCCGCCGACATAGCCGTCGGGGTAGTGGCAAGCCGCTTCCCAGCGATTGGACGAGCAAGAGCTGACGCGGTGACTCGAGCAGCGCGCTTAGGGCCGGACTCGGCTCGCAACAACGCCACGCGACGTGGTCTGTCGAATCAGCTATGGGGTTCAGAGGGTAGAAATGTCTTCACTGATGCCGGGTATCTCAAGGCCGAAGCGATCGAAGAATCGACTCGGATTATTGCGGCCAACAAGCTTGGCAATACGCAACTTCGCGAAGCGTTGGTTGGTGACGGTAGCGATATAAATGATTGGGCAAAGTATTCAACAAGGACCTATAGAAGTTCACAAGGTCCGTTTCAAGTGCATTTCTATTACAATCCAGTGACCGGTCGAGTGCATTATGATACCGACTACAAGGTAGTACTCAATGTAGCGAGGTGA
- a CDS encoding DUF6308 family protein produces MNIGSRKIVVDEAIAQLRLYAETNGAVLKYYDGLPGMTNVGGSEPDRVTLEDLARTQVAGADLRAADIPWLIEVDADKEFAAVPVDAKLEDAAPGTPLFAAATELDEKFSGHRGFGHAKKAKLLHLKRPFLFPVSDSFIRMTYSEASAGPDFLAAVHRDLVNPANVRDFKLLQVRLIAEPPTSAARILAEAPTLRLLDILASLLGEAK; encoded by the coding sequence ATGAACATCGGTAGTCGGAAGATCGTTGTGGACGAGGCCATCGCGCAGCTGCGGCTGTACGCCGAGACGAACGGCGCGGTGCTGAAGTACTACGACGGTCTGCCCGGGATGACGAACGTCGGCGGCTCGGAGCCTGATCGGGTCACGCTCGAGGACCTGGCCCGGACGCAGGTGGCCGGCGCCGACCTGCGCGCGGCCGACATCCCCTGGCTGATCGAGGTGGACGCGGACAAGGAGTTCGCCGCGGTTCCCGTCGACGCGAAGCTGGAGGATGCCGCGCCCGGTACGCCCCTGTTCGCCGCGGCCACCGAGCTGGACGAGAAGTTCAGCGGTCATCGCGGCTTCGGTCACGCGAAGAAGGCCAAGCTGCTGCACCTCAAGCGGCCGTTTCTCTTCCCCGTCAGCGACAGCTTCATCCGGATGACCTACAGCGAGGCGTCCGCCGGCCCCGATTTCCTGGCCGCCGTGCACCGCGACCTGGTCAACCCGGCCAACGTTCGCGACTTCAAGCTTCTCCAGGTCCGCCTGATCGCCGAGCCGCCCACCTCCGCCGCCCGCATCCTGGCCGAGGCGCCGACGCTGCGACTGCTCGACATCCTCGCCTCGCTGCTGGGCGAGGCCAAGTAG